The following coding sequences are from one Triticum aestivum cultivar Chinese Spring chromosome 5A, IWGSC CS RefSeq v2.1, whole genome shotgun sequence window:
- the LOC123108419 gene encoding heat stress transcription factor C-2a, which yields MSGGGGMAKEYSESGGLVGLMPFVAKTYSMVEDPATDDVIAWGRGGNSFIVADLLVFSGTLLPAHFKHCKFSNFVRQLNTYGFQKVDPNRWEYAHVLFLRGHAHLLHQIVRLTNNNSKRKPKDDDDHNNTMVATEVILLKQEQKAIKDRLAAMSRQVRETERRRKQMLDVLLKVVRDPEVLRPLLGNNESEEKGAEVKRLRLQLLDREGQVGSTNSMSVDGPLYDTTQDEVFVPETGIDFTGFYTGGGFVADGSGEDPSYAFPMDNDY from the exons ACGTACAGCATGGTGGAGGACCCGGCGACTGACGACGTGATCGCATGGGGAAGAGGCGGCAACAGCTTCATCGTGGCCGACCTCTTGGTCTTCTCGGGCACGCTGCTTCCCGCGCACTTCAAGCACTGCAAATTCTCTAACTTCGTTCGGCAGCTCAATACCTAC GGATTCCAGAAGGTGGATCCGAATAGATGGGAGTACGCCCATGTGTTGTTCCTTCGGGGGCATGCGCACCTCCTGCACCAGATTGTCCGGCTCACCAACAACAACAGCAAGCGCAAGCCCAAGGACGACGACGACCACAACAACACGATGGTGGCCACTGAGGTGATCCTGCTAAAGCAGGAGCAGAAGGCCATCAAGGACCGCTTGGCGGCGATGTCGCGCCAGGTGCGGGAGACGGAGCGCCGGCGGAAGCAGATGCTCGACGTCCTCCTGAAGGTCGTTCGAGACCCCGAGGTGCTGCGCCCTCTCCTAGGCAACAACGAGAGCGAGGAGAAAGGCGCGGAGGTCAAGAGGCTGCGACTGCAGCTTCTGGACAGGGAAGGCCAGGTGGGCAGCACCAACAGCATGTCCGTCGACGGGCCGCTCTACGACACCACCCAGGACGAAGTCTTTGTGCCGGAAACCGGCATCGACTTCACTGGCTTCTACACTGGAGGCGGCTTCGTGGCGGACGGCAGCGGCGAGGACCCGTCGTACGCGTTCCCCATGGACAACGACTACTAA